A window from Setaria italica strain Yugu1 chromosome VIII, Setaria_italica_v2.0, whole genome shotgun sequence encodes these proteins:
- the LOC101781566 gene encoding alpha-ketoglutarate-dependent dioxygenase alkB — protein sequence MYGASDPAAAERTAFRRAEKQYKLYKPPNLKGRSRSRSKPAGVEGGGRGDLSAVVDFHALLAADGELPAGIGRRDCAGFDRPVFCFLDRPGFYFIPGALSTEEQCYWIRESLKTFPQPPNRTNLTAIYGSISDLFIAAKNQKILVQVENPDVQERNERNNGGGKTQSKIFKFVEASDVQKGEECRSTTATALVRKLRWSTLGLQFDWSKRNYDVSLPHNKISDPLASLAKNMAIPAMPSGEEFKPEAAIVNYYGPSDMLGGHVDDMEADWTKPIVSISLGCKCIFLLGGKTRDEVPTAMFLRSGDIVLMAGEARERFHGVPRIFTESDQQEISAVVSQLSGEEDCFILDYIKDSRININIRQVY from the exons ATGTACGGCGcttccgaccccgccgccgcggagcgcACGGCGTTCCGGCGGGCGGAGAAGCAGTACAAGCTATACAAGCCGCCCAACCTCAAgggcaggtccaggtccag GAGCAAGCCGGCAGGCGTTGAGGGAGGCGGCCGCGGTGACCTATCAGCGGTAGTCGACTTCCACGCGCTGCTTGCGGCCGATGGGGAGCTGCCCGCCGGGATCGGTCGGCGTGACTGCGCCGGGTTCGACCGCCCCGTGTTCTGCTTCTTGGACCGGCCAG GATTCTATTTCATTCCTGGCGCTCTATCAACTGAGGAACAATGCTACTGGATTAGGGAAAGCTTGAAAACATTTCCACAGCCACCTAATAGGACTAATTTGACTGCTATATATGGCTCAATTTCTGACTTGTTCATTGCTGCTAAAAATCAAAAGATCTTGGTTCAAGTGGAAAATCCTGATGTCCAAGAAAGAAATGAACGGAATAATGGTGGAGGAAAAACACAATCCAAAATCTTCAAATTTGTGGAGGCCTCAGATGTCCAGAAGGGGGAAGAGTGTAGGTCAACCACAGCAACTGCTCTTGTGCGAAAGCTCAGATGGAGCACCCTTGGTCTACAATTTGATTGGTCAAAA CGCAACTATGATGTATCACTTCCACACAACAAGATTTCAGATCCCCTAGCTAGTCTTGCCAAAAATATGGCTATTCCAGCTATGCCTTCTGGAGAAGAATTCAAGCCAGAAGCTGCTATAGTGAATTATTATGGTCCAA GTGATATGCTCGGTGGCCATGTTGATGACATGGAAGCAGATTGGACAAAACCTATTGTTAGTATAAG TTTGGGCTGCAAGTGCATCTTTCTTCTTGGAGGAAAGACAAGAGATGAAGTTCCAACAGCAATGTTCCTGCGAAGCGGTGATATAGTATTGATGGCTGGGGAAGCACGAGAACGCTTCCATG GTGTACCACGAATCTTCACAGAAAGTGACCAACAAGAAATCTCTGCAGTGGTTTCACAACTATCTGGTGAAGAGGACTGCTTTATCTTGGATTATATCAAGGATTCCAGGATAAATATCAACATCAGACAGGTCTACTAA
- the LOC101770515 gene encoding stress response protein nst1-like, with the protein MAYSPLASFLPSNYSSDEDGGPPYDDSDPSSEPSIVPESPRYYYDEETKYEKEEEENDDQTNVEKNSDEEHEEDEEAAAEAVKEEAMAVAYNAEWEARKRKPTEEAAAQVALVEVVAEERVEMRAARKRREEERAKKRRKDERAKKQAAKKRREQEEVDSKMAKKRRQVDFDISAGPSNASPAMSCHVIFFILIP; encoded by the coding sequence ATGGCTTATTCTCCGCTtgcttcttttcttccttccaaCTACTCCTCCGATGAGGATGGTGGGCCACCATATGATGACTCTGACCCCTCATCTGAGCCCTCCATTGTACCTGAGTCTCCCAGGTACTACTACGATGAGGAGACCAAGTatgagaaggaggaggaggagaacgacGACCAGACCAACGTTGAGAAGAACTCGgatgaggagcacgaggaggatgaggaagcggcggcggaggcggtgaagGAGGAAGCAATGGCAGTGGCCTACAACGCGGAATGGGAAGCCAGAAAGAGGAAGCCGACGGAGGAGGCTGCGGCACAGGTGGCATTGGTGGAGGTTGTGGCGGAGGAGAGGGTCGAGATGCGGGCTGCCAgaaagagaagggaggaggagagggccaagaagagaaggaagGACGAGAGGGCCAAGAAGCAGGCtgccaagaagagaagggagcAAGAGGAGGTGGACTCAAAGATGGCCAAGAAGAGGAGGCAGGTGGACTTCGACATCAGCGCTGGTCCCTCCAATGCTAGTCCCGCCATGTCTTgtcatgtgattttttttattcttatccCATAG